In the genome of Monodelphis domestica isolate mMonDom1 chromosome 2, mMonDom1.pri, whole genome shotgun sequence, one region contains:
- the TRIM50 gene encoding LOW QUALITY PROTEIN: E3 ubiquitin-protein ligase TRIM50 (The sequence of the model RefSeq protein was modified relative to this genomic sequence to represent the inferred CDS: inserted 2 bases in 2 codons; deleted 1 base in 1 codon; substituted 6 bases at 6 genomic stop codons) yields MTPKACSRPAYIWDLMTASRTRAHCPTLQLPGTGASYGGLCSSPSNESDIFSWVIRREFQEFHLLVDEKAXCLEGIECYIWGLLASMDLQXGQAQGARERLSQAQHILEQLSEESRLDFIQKYHAMASRXDLQPPSLEGTFNAESFKPGFHPADRKMPVWKRLFHKSLPGXLLQPQTLKLDPTMAHPLFHLFKGNTVVHCSLFSHRCVSHPDGFDYNTCILISQGFSCGHHYWEVVVGNKSHLAAGVIKGTTSRKDKLTKCPENGIXLMGVKEGCGYEALQCPQVLLLVVGHPHWIGVYLQHEXRELTFFDADHSQGLQAQYTFQADFXGKLCPXLDTCWHEWGNNSPPLVLPQPPGPSYLLPLEHTKL; encoded by the exons ATGACTCCAAAGGCCTGTTCCAGGCCAGCCTACATCTGGGACCTGATGACCGCGTCTCGGACCCGTGCCCACTGTCCTACCCTCCAGCTCCCGGGGACTGGGGCCAGCTATGGTGGGCTCTGCTCCAGCCCTTCGAATGAATCTGACATCTTCAGCTGGGTGATCCGCAGAGAATTCCAGGAGTTCCATCTCCTGGTGGATGAGAAGGCCTGATGTCTGGAGGGCATCGAGTGTTACATCTGGGGCCTGCTGGCCTCCATGGACTTGC CAGGACAGGCTCAGGGTGCCCGTGAGCGGCTGAGCCAGGCCCAACACATCTTGGAGCAGCTGAGTGAGGAGAGTCGCCTTGACTTCATCcag AAATATCATGCCATGGCCTCCAGGTAA GACCTGCAGCCTCCATCCCTGGAGGGAACCTTCAATGCTGAGTCCTTCAAGCCAGGCTTCCAC CCAGCTGACCGCAAAATGCCAGTGTGGAAACGTCTGTTCCATAAGAGTCTCCCAGGTTAGTTACTTCAGCCCCAA ACTCTGAAATTGGACCCAACCATGGCTCATCCACTTTTCCATCTCTTCAAAGGAAACACAGTGGTACATTGTAGTCTCTTCTCTCATCGCTGTGTCAGCCATCCTGATGGCTTTGACTACAACACCTGCATCCTGATCAGCCAGGGTTTCTCCTGTGGCCACCATTACTGGGAGGTAGTTGTTGGCAACAAGAGTCATTTGGCAGCTGGGGTCATCAAGGGCACCACCAGCCGGAAAGACAAGCTGACCAAGTGCCCAGAGAATGGGATATGACTGATGGGGGTCAAAGAGGGCTGTGGGTATGAGGCTTTACAGTGTCCACAAGTGCTCTTGCTTGTGGTAGGACATCCTCATTGGATTGGGGTATATCTCCAACATGAATAGAGGGAGCTCACTTTCTTTGATGCAGACCACTCCCAGGGCCTCCAGGCCCAGTACACATTCCAGGCTGACTTTTAAGGCAAACTTTGTC TCCTAGATACCTGTTGGCATGAATGGGGCAACAATTCCCCTCCCCTTGTGTTGCCTCAACCTCCTGGGCCTAGCTACCTCCTACCCTTGGAGCATACCAAACTATAG